One Dioscorea cayenensis subsp. rotundata cultivar TDr96_F1 chromosome 19, TDr96_F1_v2_PseudoChromosome.rev07_lg8_w22 25.fasta, whole genome shotgun sequence genomic window, AAAAAGTTAACTTtgtaagaaaattttattaccCTAATTGAAATCGAAAAATTTTAGATCACTTTTCATAAGATTATAACTTCATGGAATCAAATTGTTTTACTGCACTCAGATTCAATATCCTAGAATAGAAAATTGGGAGACAAAAAACTACATATATAGCGCGATGTGACACTATCAtcccaaaatattaaaaaaaaatttaaaattaacaaaaaaaacactACCTCATGGTATCccacaaaactaaaaaaaggcACATAAAACTCCTCATAAATTccaataaaatatcaaatcaaatatgACTATGCaacatttatcaaatatttattaacacACACACGAATCTCCAACACTGATCataacatcctcatcaacaaaaggaaaagcccaaaaaaaaaatttaaaattaaaattaaataaacaaaaatccaaACGTGTACATGACTCCAtcactaaagaaaataaaagcgaAAAAACTCGAATACCTTCCAATCCAAAGCTCTGTTGCCGTTCTTCCGAATCAAAGCATCAAAATGATCATTATCTACTGAAAATCCACCACTTGATCGCAATAAACACCTAAAAAtctccaaaaaaactaaaaaagactAAAAAGCTATCAATCTCTTGTCTTGATCTATCTCTATCTTTCCCTTTACCAAGTGGATCACTGGATGTTTCTAGGCTCGGCCTTGAGGCGAATTTCAACCACCAAAGCGAGTGAGCCGCGAGGAACGAAGAAagagcatttatatatatatatatataggcgtTCGACACGTGGAGGGTGTCAGAATGCCCCCACAATCAGCCACAAATTACGATGCTGCCCTCCCGTACACTACTGACCACCCTTCCGTAAAAGAGCGGTGGCGACTACGGGTGTCTTCTCAGTTACGGTGTTCCGTTGTTATGTGGATTCGTCTGTGTATCTTCCGGGTAGGGGTAGAGTTTGATTCCATTAatgctttttattattaattatctttttagaCACAGTTTACCCTATTCACCGTACACTCCAGGGATTTAACTTTCCGAcagttagtttatttatttatttatttatttatttattatttatttttggtaaatcaCACAAATTGGGTCAATATCATCTTGATGActgaattttgatttacttcaaaataatcactaaaattactaattatttcaaaaacaaatcactGAATGGATTAGCATTTTCATTAACTTATGTAAAAGTAAAAAACCTAGTCAATACACCGTTAAAAAGTGATCTACAATCTTCTCCACGTCAACTAATAAAGATGATAATCCATTAGGTGATATACCGTTAAAATAATTAGTAACTTTAGTGAGCATTTGGAGACAAATCAAACTTCAGTAATCAAgtgataaaaatgatatttgaccaAAGTtaagtgatttaaaaaaaaaactaactattTTTGActatcaatgatttttttttttacgaagATGGCAATCACTACCTTATAAGAGGGTGGTATCAAAGAGACAGACAAATATAATAGTGCATTAGATACGGTGGTTTAACTACCCCTTAAAAATTTACCATGTGGGGTAGGTTAACAAACGGGGCAATTAGGCCTATGACATGCGCCCAAAATGCTATCTCAATGACCACAATCATATAATGGTAAATCCCCTTTGTCTTGCAGTCATGGAAGGGGTGGAGAATATAGCTCCCTCTATACATTATATGAATAGtatttatatagtatttttACAATATGTTTGTAGAGTACTGTTAGCAACTGTGATACAGAGATTTGACCTTGCATCACTCACTCACCATTTTTTAGTGACTCTCACTAGACTATCTCGTGGTTATCAataatttcttcatttatttgcatttaccttttaaataaaatatttgtatttttattgaaaacacaaatttaaaccCCCGTTTATATAgacaaaaatacatgtatattaaaATAGTAATTCCATACTTGCTTGTACCCTTCATATAAATCgtccattttataaaaataaaaattgtaactTCCAGTAATTTATCATtgagttatattattattaagtataaTAAATGTATCctgaatatctatatatatgtataaatgtaCATTAATCCACGtgaaatacatatttatatatagatgatAAAGAAATGGTaaaatttaaagaagaaaatggaaTTTGCATAATAAAAGATGATAGGTGAGGTGAATTAAGAGAATTGTGTGTTGGACATTTTGGGTAATGTATCATCGATGTCATGGGCCCCGGGGTGGCACATCAATAATATTGCTTACGTTTCTAATATGAAAACCTTTTATCATGACACACAGAATTCTAATTCAAAAAAGGACAAAGTTCATATTCATGCTCCACAAAACccttttataaaaacaatgtataaaaaaaaaaaaaacttagatgagatataaatacaatattgatatttcttttatatttttttttacttgtcacatttattAAATTCACAGAAAAATTAGTTGAAGTTAGTTAGTTccttatattttgtaaaaaaatcattactttttaaaattatttttatttaaaactccagtaagtggagtatatgattttaatgtttagttgattgtgatttattaaaaattatataaatatattaaattaaagagtaaatttgaaaaaatatttaatattgcataaaatttataatgtaacaaataaaaaaaataaagaagaactctaaaatatgataagtaaaaaaaaaaaaatgaaaagagtataatatctcaaaaataatatttacttgTAAATATGTGCACCTCTGTCACGGAACactgatatttatttatttatttgaataaaatggataataaCACTGAATTTATGTGGGCCATAGTTGTCTACCTAATTCTGAATTTTAATTcaagaaataaagaataaatttttttttaaggagaaCCAAATACTTTAAGTGTGACCAACggcctttgggtcaattggtatcgAGTCCCATGCGTAAGTAGGGCGTTCATTTCGGGGAGGACCCGGGATCGAACCTCATGTTCTACATAATGTGAGGCGCGGGGCTGGAGTCGGGCCTCGCCTCCCTCACGCGTCAGCGTCCCCCGAGCTACTGGCTCGCGCTTTTTCAAAAACCACTTTAACTGTTTACTCATTGCAATGGTGTCAACATATATAGTAATTAAATCACCATAGTTtatttatgcatagtttttattaaatttaaaaattagaagtaAATAAATCTTGATTCAAAGTTAAATTACCTGCAAATTAATCTCTTGCACCAAAACTTGTAGACCACTCATTTGGTAAGTGGTTGAGTAGACGGCACTAAAAGAGAGCTAGAGTATAGTAGTAATTGGCATGACTGCATGAGTGGGGGGGACCAAATTCcaattaaaagagaagagaaatatACTTAGTACAGAGAATACAGGTCAAATCATTCATTAATTGTCACATGAAATCTCACATGAAGAAAGACCTACCCTTCCTTCTTGttctctattttaaaaataagcaaAGTCTACTTTTTCTACACTGTATCTGACGTGGCGTGTTGTTATTTTTAACGTAGAcgtaattttcaaataaattaaatatatctttaATGAAGGCAATTGTttgaattgatgtttttttttttttaaaaaaaaaacacctagAAAGGTCCGAAAATATCTTCCTAGCAAAACCACTGGGAGTTTTATACGTGAGGAAGACttttgaaagttatttttatttttatttttattttctcaataaaatatttttaacaatttcaGCATTAACATATTTAAAGCTGccatatatatttcataaatttaattttagttttctaAATTCTCAAGGAAGTTGTGGTATTGTTAAAATAATGTtctgaattaaaatatttaaacataaaagcttaatttattttaaaaaaattgttttatcaAACTAAAACTAGCACCTTCATTTTATGCATATACTTATCTAACAGGCTTACCACTTTGAATATATGaagcacaaaagaaagatatatatatatatatataatggaattATGATGAAATTGCACGTATATTattatcagtttttttttaatgtaattatagtttattcactttatcaaaaaataaataaaaattgtatgtACATCACCAATAGGTTAGGTTATGTGgatgaagaacaagaaacaaaagaattatacatatacatctGAGTGTACATGCAAAGCGTGATATTAATGTAAAGGAACAGTGATATTAATGTAAAGGAACAAATTAAGGTACTGGACACTAAACTACTTTCATGAAGTGCATGGACATGAGAATTACGTGTTTGGTGAGCTATTTAAGATAACTAGGGAGTATTGATTCTAGTGTTGAGCATTTGCCACGCAGGTAAACCATTGAGAACATTGACAAGGATGGACAGTATATAGGATAAGGGAGAGAAGTATAATACTATTGGCAACATGGACAAAGATGGAGGGTGGATGGTATGTGGATTAATTAGAGAGACACTTGCAATTAGAAGGAAGCTTCCTTTTGGGAAGAATATGATCCATATGCCATTTGAATATGCCTTGTCTTCAAGCCTTGAACATCAAAAAATTAAAGGTCTACTTCTTGGTGTGACactacattgaaaaaaaaatagagtagaTGTGTACACATAAGAAGCAcattattttagaaataattaattacaaaatatatacgCTCAAAATTAATCTTAGCAAAGGTGTGTACTCGAAAATAATAGtcagagaaaaaaaagacaTCACTTGTGTAATAACAAATtctatcaaaaaataaaaaaagacattaCTTGTGTAATAACTGGAAGTTGATATTTCACTTTTCTCCCGAATTAAACATTTCATAACATAACATATTGTTATTAGCAGAagaaattttgttatatttttttcaatttaattatagtaaataaaagataatttgatactaattgttataaattttaagaTGAATTTTTCCCaccaaatttaattaattaattaattaattaattattattttgtgacaAAAACACGGCAAACCTTTTCTTCTATATAAAACACATTTTTGTAACAATAATTGAaaagttgaaattttattttccttccaAATCAAAAGCTCAATAACACAATAAATTCAATAACTATAAAATATTATGGTAATAAAATTGTTGTTtatcctatttttattataaaaaaaaacattataactAACAGTGGATTTCTTGATgatgaaacttttttttaagtttggaaCTACCGTTAAATTAGTGTTATGGACCtaattttaagataattttcttgcccacaaaatttaattaattaatattattttgtcacAAAACACGCCCCAACCAACAACTTCCTGCTCAACCAAACACGCACACAATTAAACCCATGCTTTAGAATGGAgtataattatgaattttttccaGGGTAGATAAGCAAAATATCCTCTAATCAGAGCCATAAACACGCCTCGGGATCAGGTTTCGCTTGAAAGACAACATAACCCAGCAGCTCCCCGCCCTTATCCTCCCTCTCCGCCACACAGAGCCCTTTCAAATCCTAAACCACGACAACCGCCCATCAAATCCTTCCCATGATGAGCAGCCTCGCCTTCAACCATGTCCTCCTCCACCGCCTCCGCGTTCCGCCTCCCTTCGCCATTCCCGTGCTCTCCCGGCGTTTCTCGGCGGCGACGGGGCGGAGCGGTGTCCGTAAGGTGCGGCATTGGGGATTTCATCGGCGGTGACCTTCTGAAGCCCGACCTGGGGCGATGGCTTGATGATGTGGAGAAGCACAAGGCTTTGGCAATATATTCGCCTCATGAGGGCGGCTATGAGGGCAGGTACCTCAACAGGCTTCGTTACCAGGGTTATTACTTCCTCGATATGACTGCGCGCGGCCTCGGTGATCCAGAGACAATGCTCACCAAGATCTATCCCGTCTGCCCGGTTCGACCCCTTTTACATTTCCTTCTTTGTTATCTAGTTGTGATGCTCTAATTCTATAATGTTATCGTGAGGAATTCTGTTTAAAGATGCGATTTTTATTGGAAACCTAGAAATTGAAGGCAGAGGATCGCCTTTGCCCTAAATTGAAACcatttcaattattaaaaataactaaagaagAAATCCATGATCAATTTTTAGTAGGACAGATTAGGATGGGTTGtgacaattatttaaaaaatgatcatCTCCAACTATTCCAGAAAATAGCTTGAGCAAAGAAGTTGAAGAACTCTCAGGTATCCATAATGGAAATCCGGCTTAAGCCTCTGTATAGACCTCTCCTATAGACAAGGGATAGCTAAAAAGATTGAATAGGTGCCCAAAGTAGTTCCATATTCAGAAGGCAAAAGGGTATTGCAAAAGCAAGTGGTTTACTGATTCTATTGCAGCATGGTAGAATAGATATGttacagtaaaaaaatattgcGAGCATGCTTAGCAGCATTGATTAGCATAAGGATTTTGTTAAGGACTAAGGCCCTTCCAAAAAGTTGATCCTATGGGGCATCTAAGGTCAccattattaagaaaataatagaaagatTTTATTGAGAAGATACAATTACTTTCAAGACTCCAAACTTTAGAGTCATCTACTCCAGTGTAAAGAGACAAAATTTCCTGAATATGCTCAACTAGTGCAGCAGATGGGGTTATCCCAAGCAGTAAGTCAGAGAAAGGCAGGGATCAAGTTACTAACAAAAATAGTTGGTCGTGATGAGTCAAGGAAAAGATTTGGCCACATATCACGAGGGGTCTGCTTGTTGGGCTAACAATCATAATAGAAAGAGGTTGAGATTGTATCCTAAATTTTAGAGAGAATGCCAGGATGGAAAATGGGTAAAATATGGAGGATCTTGGCTTGGAAAAATGATTTGCTCAAGGGGATATTATTGTGAAGACTCCAAAAGGAGCCTCTAAGGTGGTAGTTGAATCAAATGCCTTGTGATCAACACCAAGTTTGGTCAGAGCaaatcttccaccaccacttaccCAAGATGACATTATTGAAGTCATAAAGGTTAAGAATGCCCTAGGTCCTTTGATCTCAATATCAACAAAGTTGTTTTAAATAGAGGGCTAAGGAGTGAGTTAAGTTTATTTGTTCTGTCGGGACCAAGGATTACATGATGTCATTCGTAATGAAGGGGGATATCACTTAGAGAGGATAAGCTCACCGACATACTCGTAGGGGACATAGAAGTGCCACAAACACTAAATTATACAAGCAAaagaattatcattaaatttaatatttgagtccAACCTATTCCAAGTAACAAAAgaggaaacaaaacaaaaaatagtgaGTTTTGAACAAATAAGACTTAGTCCAATTAGGGAAGTCTCAGCTTCCTTAGCACAATTAAGGTTTATTGAGTATGTTAAAGTAGTTGGATTAGGCCTAAATTCCTCAGCACAATAGGTCGGCCCAAcattccatgcatgcatgcatgcactatGTCATTATCCAACTTTGGGCCCTAACCTAGTGTAACGCACTTATGCACCAATAAGGAATTGATAGCATCCTTGGCACTAAAAATCCAAGAAAGGACTTCTCATCTACATCGGCGGAGTTAAGTTGCCTGTCATTATGCTCGGGTCCTATGCTGTTGGACCATTGGTTATAGTCTTACTCTGGGACTGGTAGTTGTTACCTCAATTGCTTGAGGACCTAGTGAAAGACTGAGGCCTCCACCATAGTGGAGTCGCAACCCTAGAGGAAGACACAAACATTATTTCTTGCAAAGTTGGGGCCATCATTGGCCGATAGATAAGGGAGTCCATAAGAGGTGAACTGGGATACAAGACATCAATCTGGTGCCCATTGAGGTTAAAGATGCATCATATTGGTGGGAGAATAAGGTGTCATTCTTTGTTTGAATAAATTCTACAACTACCTTGCCTTCTCCTTGGGAATGCTTGTGTACTCATGCAAGAGAGTCTTATCGGCACAACACGGGGATCTCAGACTCTTATAAGTGCACCTTGAAGTGTTGCATACCAATCTTGAGATTCACAACTAAAGGCAACATTGAGTGTGATGTATACCCGGTGTCAAACCTACCACATGCACAAACATGAGCTCTGCAGAGAGCTTCACTCAAGATTGATCTCATTCTCTCTATTTGTTTATAAGAGGAATATACAAgtctttgaaatttcaaattttattttattttattttttcaatttagtaACATACAGTATCGCTTCTAGTTTGGAGAACCATTTGTCTCACGTCTGTTCTAGTGGCTAAAGTGTCAAGGTGTTTGTATTAACTTCATTCATTAAAGAACTCTTAAGCATGCAATATATTACAATTTATatgaaaacaacaagaaacactAGTAAATAGGCATGAAAGCTATAACCTAGTACACATAAAATATACTTAGATTGACTAACAACCATACTGATTTGATATAACACTAGTAAGGTGTGCGAATACTATATGTTGGTGTAGCTTTATGCAGACCATACTGTGGTGTAGTACTATGCCTTAGAACCATGCTTTGGTACAGCTTTCAATCACCTTAA contains:
- the LOC120250161 gene encoding NAD(P)H-quinone oxidoreductase subunit N, chloroplastic isoform X2, yielding MSSSTASAFRLPSPFPCSPGVSRRRRGGAVSVRCGIGDFIGGDLLKPDLGRWLDDVEKHKALAIYSPHEGGYEGRYLNRLRYQGYYFLDMTARGLGDPETMLTKIYPVCPAHVGKQPIARWYFPPEVDFRLAMLPPNAKGLVLWIIEAKVLSKAELQFLALLPSLRPKVRVIAECGNWRKFIWKPLKEISGLVPLVE
- the LOC120250161 gene encoding NAD(P)H-quinone oxidoreductase subunit N, chloroplastic isoform X1 yields the protein MSSSTASAFRLPSPFPCSPGVSRRRRGGAVSVRCGIGDFIGGDLLKPDLGRWLDDVEKHKALAIYSPHEGGYEGRYLNRLRYQGYYFLDMTARGLGDPETMLTKIYPVCPVCLSTTLPLEAHVGKQPIARWYFPPEVDFRLAMLPPNAKGLVLWIIEAKVLSKAELQFLALLPSLRPKVRVIAECGNWRKFIWKPLKEISGLVPLVE